AAAAGTATTCTATATACTTTCGCATGCTTTTTTTATTATGATGATATGGGGAGTTTATATACCTCCTTGTTTGATATTACTTCAAAATGGTTGGGGTTGGAGCTTTTTTGGCGTTATTACTGGGCTTTGCGTACTTGGTATTACTTTAAGAAGTGTATTTAGCTATAGGTGGAGAGGATTTACAGAAACTATATATTACTTTCTTCTAAATTGGGTTTGGCTTATTGCTATACCAAAAATTGCTTTATCGGTTGGAGAATATGGTACTATACTTTATTTAAATGCTTTTTTACTTTTAAATATTGCTATGGTGTTTTATAGGCTTGCTATGTATGAAGTTAATAAAAGATATACTTTATTTCTTCCTCTATTTTATTCTCTTTTAATTTTGTCTAATGTATGTCATGCTGTTTTTATGTTTAGATATGTTGCTCATATAGTGTAATAATTTTTAAGGAGGTTTTATTTTATGATTAATGAAAAATTGTCTGAGTATATTTTCAACTCTATTAAAGAAAATTGGGATATTAATGCTTTTTGTGATTATGGTAAGGATAATTTTATAAAATATTCTGATGTAGCTAAGCATATATTAAAAATGCATACTATATTTAAAAGAATGGAGATATATAAGGGAGATAAAATTGCATTATGCGGGGTTAACTCTGCAAATTGGGCTTTAACTTATTTATCTATAGTAAGTTATGGGGCTGTGGTTGTGCCTATATTAGTTGATTTTGCTAAAGATGATATTATTTCTATATTAAATGATTCTGGCTCTAAGTATCTATTTATGGATAAGTATATATTAGAAAAAATTGATAAAGAAAAGTTGAGCTTTTTAAATAGAATATTTTATTTGGATAATTTAACTATATTCGACCACAAAAATGATTTAACAGAAGAGTATAATGATATTCTTGATGTGCAATTAGAAAATTTCAGCAGAGAAACTTTTTCATTAAATATATTTGAAAATGATACTTTAGCTACTATAATATATACTTCTGGAACTACTGGTTTTAGTAAAGGTGTTATGCTTAATCATAATTCGCTTGCTGCCAATGTAAGATTTGCAATAGACAATATGCCTATAAAATCTAATGACCATATACTTTCATTTTTGCCTTTAGCACATGTATTTGGATGTTTGTTTGATTTTTTATTTCCTTTCTCTAAAGGTGCTTGTATATATATGCTAAGTGCAATACCTAGCCCTAATATTTTGCTTAAGGCTTTTGATGAGGTAAAACCCAATTTAATACTTATGGTGCCTTTAGTTTTGGAGAAGATTTATTTCAAAAAATTAAAGCCTACAATAGATAAGCCTATAATGAAAAAATTATTAAATTTCCCTTTTATATCTAAAATATTAAAAAATAAAATTAGAGATAAATTAACAGAATCATTTGGCGGTAACTTTCATGAGGTAATAGTTGGAGGGAGTGCTTTAAATGAAGAAGTTGAAAGATTTTTAATGGATATAGGTTTTAAGTTTACAGTGGGTTATGGCATGACAGAATGCGGACCTTTAATTAGTTATTCTCCATGGGATAAGCATGTGGCTAGAAGCTGCGGATGCATAATAGACACATTAGAAGTGAAGATTGATTCTAACAGCAGTGATGAAGTTGGGGACATTATGGTTAAGGGTGAAAATGTTATGCTTGGGTACTACAAAAACCCTAAAGCTACTGCAGAAGTTTTATCTCGTGATGGCTGGCTTAGAACTAATGATTTGGGCGTACTTGGAGAGGGAAATAGAATATTTATAAGAGGAAGAAGTAAAAATATGCTTCTTGGACCTAGCGGACAGAATATTTATCCTGAGGAGATTGAAAGTAAATTAAACAGTATGCCTTATATATTAGAATCTTTAATTGTTCAAAGAGAAAACAAACTTCATGCTTTGGTATATTTGGATGCTGAGCAAATAAAAGATTTAAACGAAGAAGAGATAAACAGGGAATTAGAAAAAATCAAAGAGAATATTAATAAATTGATTCCAGATTTTGCTAGAATTTCTAGTTTTGAAATACAAAAAGAAGAGTTTGAAAAGAATCCTACTAAAAAAATTAAAAGATTTTTATATAAATAAATATTAGGTTTTGATTATGAGTTATATTTTAAAATCTTCAAACAAAATGCCTAAATTTGGAATAGGCACTTGGAGAATGGGAGAGAATGCTAAAAAGAGCGGCATAGAAATTAAAGCTATAGAATGTGCTTTAAAAAATGGTGTAAAACTAATAGATACTGCAGAGATGTATGGAGAGGGCGGAGCTGAGATAATAGTTGGAGAAGCTTTAAAAAAAGCAAATATAGATAGAAAAGAGTTTTTTATAGTTTCTAAAGTTTATCCTCATAATGCTGGCAGAGATAATTTATTTACTAGTTTAAAAAATTCTCTAAGTCGTTTGGGGCTTGATTATTTGGATATGTATTTACTTCATTGGAGGGGACGTATTCCTTTGAGAGAAACTGTTGAATGTATGGAAGAGGCTAAAAAAGAGGGACTTATAAGAGATTGGGGAGTTTCTAATTTTGATGTAGATGATATGAGAGAGCTTGAGAGTATAAAAAATGGAGATAAATGTGCTGTTAATCAGGTGTTATATCATTTAGCTTCTCGTGGTATTGATTTTGATTTGGCTTCTTATATGCTTGAGAGAAATATTGTATTAATGGCTTATTGTCCTTTAGCACAGGCTGGAGATTTGGGCAAAGATTTATTAAACAATAGTGTCGTTAAAAATATAGCAAAAAAACATAATGCTTTACCAAGTCAAATAGCATTAGCTTTTATAATGTCTTTTGATAAGAGAGTTCCCATACCAAAAAGCTCAAGTGAAAAACATATATTAGAAAATATTAATTCTCAAAAGATTGTATTAGATAAAGAAGATATAGAGCTTTTAAATAAAGAGTTTCCTAAGCCTAACAGAAAAATGCCTTTAGATATAGTTTAAAAAAATTAGACTTATATCAAAAGTAATTTGAAAAATGCATTGTATAATTTTGTGTATAAAAATATTTTGTAATTTATAGATTTAATACATCAAATTGCAGTCTTTTTGCTTCTTTGTGCCAATACCACAGGCACTTCCTTCGGTCGCCCTGAATGACTCCCTACGGTCACAAAAGAAGTGAGGTGCTGCACGGTGTGTACTTCGTTAAGGGCAAAGCCCTGCAAAAAATAACTATAGTGAAATATTATATAATAAAATCGCTTATTATTAAATAATGTAAAAAAGATATTTATCTAAATTATATTTAATCTATTAAATCATATACATCATCATACCATTTATTTATATAATCTTTTAATTCATCATATTTTATTTTTCCTTCTATAAAAGCATCTCTATGCCATGGGGATATCATATTTAATATTGTATTTATATCATCAGAAAAATTATTAGAATTAATATTTGTTATTAATAATGATAATTTATTTTTTAATAGTTCTTTATTTTGTTTTTCTTCTATATAGTTAAAATCTTTTAATTGTTTATTATTAGAGTTTTTTATATTATCATATATATTTACATTTTTTATTTTTGCTGATTCTTTTGTAAGTGTGAAAAAATCTATATTCTTTGATAAATATGCAATCAAACTTTCAAAATGAGCTTTGTAGCTTAAAAGCGAAGAGGAAGTATTTCTTAAACAATCATCAAAGCATTTTATTTTATTATCATCATTTAATCTTTTATATTTTTTTGTCTCAAATGTGTTTATCTTATTGCTTGTAATAAAATCTAAAGCTATTGCATTTGAATATTCTGAATGGCTTTTATCATCAACATGACAGAAATCGCATCCTGCAAGAAGAATATATTTAGGGTTCAAAAACTCTGCTATTCTTAAAGCAGGCATTATAACGCTTCCTTCCATAGGAAAATAAATATTGTCTTGTGTGTTATATAATATTTTTTCAAGGCTTTCATTGTGCGAGAAAAAAAACTTCCTTTCTTTTTTTATGCTATTTACTGGGTATGATGTATGCGTTGTAAATAGCAATATACTCTCTTCTTTAAAAAGGTTTAATATATGTATTAAAGAATAAAAACCTCCGTCTGTGGATACTACTGCATTTGGTTTTATGTTGTTATTAAGAAGAGTATTTAATGAATGAGATACTGCCAAAACAAAATGGCTTTCTGATAACTCTTTTATTTTTTCTATATAATTATCTATGGAAGCACCAGCAGATACTAAAAGAAGAGGAGTTTCTTTATTTAAATAATTTTTAAAGCTTTCTATAGAATAATTATTAGAAGAATAATTAGAATGCATATTATAAATAATGTTTCTTGCCCATATAGGAGCAAAATAATAATTTGATGTAAGAGACATTAATCTCTCTTTTATGATATTTGATAATTGTATTGTAATATTGTCATAATAGTTTTTATTTTCTTCGCTAATATTAGAAACTCTTATATGTCTTATAACCACAAGTTTTTTAACATTATCCTCTTTAATAAAATTATTAAAAAATAATAAAATATCTTTTTCTTCTGATAATATAATTATTCTATCAGCATTTTTTATATCTATATTTGAAAGTATAAGCTTTAATAACTCTATATCTTTTTCTATTATTATAGCTTTATTTTTAGTATTTAATGACAAAAAATAATCTATATGATAAAAAGAAGCTACAGACAAAAATATAGCTATATAATCTGCATCATTATTTTTTATATACTGCTCTATCAATCTTTTAGCTTCTTCTATTGGTGCATAAAGAGAGGTGAGAGCTTTATTTTTGTATGATACATTTATAAAATTATTTTTATTAAACTTTATTTCATAGCTATCATTACTATCAACATTTTCAATTTTTTTTATAGCATTTATATTATATTTATTTAGTTTTAAAACTTCTATATTTTTTTTTAATATCATTTTCCGTCTTTATACTCTCTTATAATACCTCTTACTCTAATAGTGAGCCCATATAATTTTTGCTCTGCTATTATAACATCTAAAGGTATCTGATTATATTTATCTTTTGCTATTAAAGCGTCTGTTCCATATTTTCCATTTTCATATATTCTTACAGTTTTTAATTTTCCTCTTTCTAATTTTGTTTTTATTTCCGGACCATCTTCTATTATAAATCTAATACCTTTTTTTACATTTCTAGCCTCAAGCCAATCAATAGAAAATGTTCCAATATTTTTATCAACAAATCTCATGAAAAATACTAATGATAAACCATCAAAAGCTAAACCCTCATAAGTTATTTTTTCATTAGTTGCTCTTTTATCATTATAAATAAAATATCTTTCTTTATGATTAAATTTAGAAGTTTCATAATTAGTCCATTCTCCTTCTTGAGCATCTTTAACTATTAGTAAAGGAGTAAAATCATTTGTAGATACCCAAGCTTCAAATACATCACTTATTCTGTATATTAGGTTAGCAGCTCTAGTTCCATAAACATGAGCATATAAATGATAAGCAGGAACTCCATCTACATTGCTAATTGCAAGTACTTTAGCTTCAAGTGTTCCAACCTTTCCGCTTATATTAAACTCTGGTACTTGCGCCAAAACATCATATTTAATATATTCTCCAACCTTAAAAGTTTGATTATAGGCAAAAACCATATTTGATATTAGTATTGTTATTGTTAAAACATATTTCATCATAAACATTCCCCTTATAATAGTTTATAAACTTATTATAATATATAAAGAGTAAAATAAAAATACAATTATAAAAATATTTTTATTAGTTTTTATTATAATTGACTTTTAAGCATATTACAGATATAATAAAATGCATGTATAATGTAATAATAGCAGGTTCTACAGATTTCACTTCTGATTGTATTTTGCAATTAATGAAAATGAATAATGTAAATATATCAGCAGTAATCTCTACAATAGACACAAAAAAAGACAGAAAAGGAAATATTATACCAAATCCTGTAACAGTTACAGCATTAGAAAATAATCTTAATTTACTAAAGCCAGAAAATATTAACAGCGATGATTTTTATAATACATTAGTTGATTTTAATGCTGATTTTTTTATAGTTGTGGCATATGGTAAAATACTTTCAAAAAGAACATTGTCTATACCAAAAATAATGCCTATGAATATTCACGGCTCGCTTTTGCCTATACTAAGAGGAGCAAGCCCAGTTGAACATGCTT
This is a stretch of genomic DNA from Brachyspira sp. SAP_772. It encodes these proteins:
- a CDS encoding hemolysin III family protein → MSVLIKKNVSIICAIICIICASSAIAVLVVLIVNSKNGLEATSFSLYSSFLIIFYIINAIYHFFPFNNKAKKVFYILSHAFFIMMIWGVYIPPCLILLQNGWGWSFFGVITGLCVLGITLRSVFSYRWRGFTETIYYFLLNWVWLIAIPKIALSVGEYGTILYLNAFLLLNIAMVFYRLAMYEVNKRYTLFLPLFYSLLILSNVCHAVFMFRYVAHIV
- a CDS encoding AMP-binding protein, which encodes MINEKLSEYIFNSIKENWDINAFCDYGKDNFIKYSDVAKHILKMHTIFKRMEIYKGDKIALCGVNSANWALTYLSIVSYGAVVVPILVDFAKDDIISILNDSGSKYLFMDKYILEKIDKEKLSFLNRIFYLDNLTIFDHKNDLTEEYNDILDVQLENFSRETFSLNIFENDTLATIIYTSGTTGFSKGVMLNHNSLAANVRFAIDNMPIKSNDHILSFLPLAHVFGCLFDFLFPFSKGACIYMLSAIPSPNILLKAFDEVKPNLILMVPLVLEKIYFKKLKPTIDKPIMKKLLNFPFISKILKNKIRDKLTESFGGNFHEVIVGGSALNEEVERFLMDIGFKFTVGYGMTECGPLISYSPWDKHVARSCGCIIDTLEVKIDSNSSDEVGDIMVKGENVMLGYYKNPKATAEVLSRDGWLRTNDLGVLGEGNRIFIRGRSKNMLLGPSGQNIYPEEIESKLNSMPYILESLIVQRENKLHALVYLDAEQIKDLNEEEINRELEKIKENINKLIPDFARISSFEIQKEEFEKNPTKKIKRFLYK
- a CDS encoding aldo/keto reductase; protein product: MSYILKSSNKMPKFGIGTWRMGENAKKSGIEIKAIECALKNGVKLIDTAEMYGEGGAEIIVGEALKKANIDRKEFFIVSKVYPHNAGRDNLFTSLKNSLSRLGLDYLDMYLLHWRGRIPLRETVECMEEAKKEGLIRDWGVSNFDVDDMRELESIKNGDKCAVNQVLYHLASRGIDFDLASYMLERNIVLMAYCPLAQAGDLGKDLLNNSVVKNIAKKHNALPSQIALAFIMSFDKRVPIPKSSSEKHILENINSQKIVLDKEDIELLNKEFPKPNRKMPLDIV
- a CDS encoding motility associated factor glycosyltransferase family protein; translated protein: MILKKNIEVLKLNKYNINAIKKIENVDSNDSYEIKFNKNNFINVSYKNKALTSLYAPIEEAKRLIEQYIKNNDADYIAIFLSVASFYHIDYFLSLNTKNKAIIIEKDIELLKLILSNIDIKNADRIIILSEEKDILLFFNNFIKEDNVKKLVVIRHIRVSNISEENKNYYDNITIQLSNIIKERLMSLTSNYYFAPIWARNIIYNMHSNYSSNNYSIESFKNYLNKETPLLLVSAGASIDNYIEKIKELSESHFVLAVSHSLNTLLNNNIKPNAVVSTDGGFYSLIHILNLFKEESILLFTTHTSYPVNSIKKERKFFFSHNESLEKILYNTQDNIYFPMEGSVIMPALRIAEFLNPKYILLAGCDFCHVDDKSHSEYSNAIALDFITSNKINTFETKKYKRLNDDNKIKCFDDCLRNTSSSLLSYKAHFESLIAYLSKNIDFFTLTKESAKIKNVNIYDNIKNSNNKQLKDFNYIEEKQNKELLKNKLSLLITNINSNNFSDDINTILNMISPWHRDAFIEGKIKYDELKDYINKWYDDVYDLID
- a CDS encoding DUF3108 domain-containing protein; amino-acid sequence: MMKYVLTITILISNMVFAYNQTFKVGEYIKYDVLAQVPEFNISGKVGTLEAKVLAISNVDGVPAYHLYAHVYGTRAANLIYRISDVFEAWVSTNDFTPLLIVKDAQEGEWTNYETSKFNHKERYFIYNDKRATNEKITYEGLAFDGLSLVFFMRFVDKNIGTFSIDWLEARNVKKGIRFIIEDGPEIKTKLERGKLKTVRIYENGKYGTDALIAKDKYNQIPLDVIIAEQKLYGLTIRVRGIIREYKDGK